cacaccacCGCTTAGAGCTGTTATGATTGGAATTACCAAGAATAACGGATCGATAGGATAATGAATCAACATATTCCCAGCTACTCGATGAACTCAGTACTATCAGCCTCACTTCTTGATCGGAGGGATATATATCCGGTCACCGCTAAGTTAGGAGGGACACCATACCATCGATAGTGTTGTCACCTGTGAACCATGTCCTCCGCTGTGATCCGTTCAATTTGATCACCTCCAATATCGAGCTCTCACCATTGGGTAAGTACAGTTGCGGTTGACCTATATAGTAAAGCTATATCAACTCCCTACACTGCAGTATGTTGAAGCAATGATTCGAATggattgagctgatcaaCATACCTGTACGGGGATGAGGTAATCTTAGATATCGGTGTGATTTCGATAAGTCGACATCTAGCGGTGATGAACAGGATTGAATTAGAGAGCTGGACTGGGATAGGGCGAGAGGAAACTTACCATCCTTGATGACTGATATGTACTCCATTGTGAGTTGGTCTTCGTAATGCTACGATCCTATGATTCTATGATCCTATGACTGGCTTGTATCCATCGTATATCCTTGCAGATATTGACCAGGATATAGGATAATCATGTTGACAGTGGATACGAGTAGCGCAATCAGACATCTTCAATCGTACTCGACGCGTCCGAGCTAATGTACGCCACGTGGAAACATCCTTTGGAAGCAGCCAAGCACGCGTCCATGCATCATCTAAGATCTTACTGTAGCTGGTCGTCCATCATGCATTCATCAACCTGCATGCTCTACTCGTACGATCCCATATCATTGGTCTTGTAGTAATGTTTCATATACACAACGCCATGATTGCCCGGCCCATTTGTATTTACTGTGACCAAACTGTTATGTTTGGTTTCACGTACTCATCCACCTAATCGACCCAAGCTCCCGTAGATTTGTGCCAATCCTAACGATCAAGTAGAACGGTCAGATAATGCTCATCTCTCAGCAGGACTAtatagctcacctcgataCCCTTTCCTGGTCCATAATCATCATAAGCCTTGGCACCTTCCGGGATAGGTACATGACTGGGACATGAATCCCTCTTGATCGCCCTCATGGTTCCTCCCTCGGggatgggaggaagaggatcgGGTTTATCAATACAGGATGCGAATGGGTAGATCCACTATCAATCGACAATTGCCATTAGTCTCCAGCCATCATTCAGTCGTCTCCTCCAAGTATATGTATCAAATGATAAATCATGTTCATATGATTggattcactcacatcagccCATTGTTCATCAAAACACCAAAGCATCGAGGAACATTCACTACAGAAAGCTCTTTCGGATCCATATCGTTCTTTCGGTTTATCGTCCTTATCGTACGACTTGACTGCATTGTATTTTCTACACCATCACATCCACCCCCAACACCACCCCGAAGCGAATGTTCAGCTTATGAATAGCGAATCACGGGAGACAGAAAGAGGTTCACTTGATCTTATCCTCTCCTCTTATCAACTTGAGAGTCTTGGTATTTCCCATGATATTGACTGAACCCATGTATCCCCCGACTTTACGACAAATTGAGCATTGGCATAACTGAGCAATGAGACAATCTCCACGATCAATACGACTCGTATAACGAGGATCATTACGATTCGAGCTTACCATATATGGTACCGGAGTATTAGACTGGAACGATATTCGGTCATAAGCTACTATGGAACTCATTTCGACAGCCGGGTCAAGCAGCTCACCTCGAGAGTGTATTTGACTGCTTTGCAGTGACATGATCTATCAACAATGTGTCAGTCACTGCATCTCACCCCACGCAGAAACAGTCAGCGGACTCACGCTTCAAGAAGGACTGGCATGTCGCTAGCTGTAGTATGCAAATTACCGCGGTATCTTGACTGATGAAATTATAGATACAGCTACAGCGATAGCAAATCGAACTGCATACTCACAtgcacaagcacaagcaccAGAACCTGCGTGGGGGGTGGAGTGAGGTCATATCATCCACCTGGTCcggaccacctccaccatacGCACCACACGGAACACCGAATGATAAAAGGGTATATCCACGTCATGTGGCTATTGATAATTATACATCCGAGTGCGGTGATGTCCGTGTGTTTGGGTGGcaaaagaagggatgatccGGAACGAGTAGGATCAAAGATATATCTaaaatcaaaagtcaaaagtcaGAACATGTAATGTAGGAGCTCCTCTTATCCTCGTCAaatcacatatatatatacatatttaCATCTCACCGACCGCTTCATCAGTCAGCCAGTCAGATTAAATCTGTTACTCTTATAGTCCGTTgtccatcaacaacatcgacGTTACAGTATGGCTTTCTCAGGAGCATTGGTAAgtcatcaccctcatctctcctccaccCGGCTTACTCAGCTAACCTGTCTGACTTGCTTTCAGACCATCACGGACTTGGACGACTTCCTTACCCCCTCCCAAGCATGTATCATACCAGTGAGGAACAAACCTACCACTACTGCGGAAGAGGGATCTGTAAGTTGTTTCTTAGGACCTTGCACATCAGTTGTTCGGCTGACAAATGTCGTCTTGTTTTGTCAGACTGAAATACAGATTGACTCCAATAACAACTACTATGAGGTATCTACATACCCCACGGACAATATTAACGGCGGACCAGGACCATCTACATTGAATGGTAAGAAGGCATTGGAAAAAGCTGAGATCAACCTGAATGACTGTCTAGCATGCAGGTAAGCGGTTAACACTCTTACCTTACTGTTTCTGCTACATATTCAGCTTACATACGTTCATTAATAGTGGATGTATCACTTCGACTGAATCATTGCTCATCACTCTCCAATCCCAAAACGAAGTTCTTGAATTCATACAATCTAACCCTACCGCTTTGGACCCAAATTCACCCTGTCATAAACCACGTTTACCAATCTTATCCATATCACCTCAAACGCTCGCTTCCCTCTCTGCAGCGTACTCTTCCGCCCAATCACGTCCTACCATCCCACTGCTAGTGTTGCTTCGTCGAATCAGAGCATTCTTGAGTAGGCCAGGGAAGGGAGGATGGAGAGTATGGGATACGACTTTCGCTAGACATATGAGTTTGAAGGAAACTGTTGTGGAATATCATGAGagaaaggataagaaagataaagggaAATCCACCGAACTACCCATGCTGGCAAGTGCTTGTCCGGGATGGGTATGTTATGCTGAGAAAGCTCAGGGGGATATGTTGCATCTTCTTAGTAATGCTAGGAGTAGTCAGGGGATTATAGGGGCATTAGCAAAGGATTGGTATGGACATAAGACGAATCACAAGTGAGCCATATACTCTTATGATCAAATACTAGAGGGTGAAAGCTGAccttctgatgatgatgacgacagACCCAATGAGATATACCATGTTACCGCTATGCCATGCTATGACAAGAAACTCGAAGCTTCACGATCGGACTTTTACTCTTCGCTTTATTCGACCCGAGACGTAGATTGTGTTCTTACCACTGGTGAACTAGATTTGTTATTACAGGAACTAGGATTCGACCCTTATTTATCTGTACCCAACGAAGATACACCATTTTCAGGACAATCTGAAGAATCACCTTTTCCAGAACTGTTAAATCATGAGGGATCATCATCCGGATCGTACCTTGCAACTATCATACGTGAAATTCAATCATCTCACTCCAATCCTACGAAGATCAGTACGAGGGAGATACGTGGATCTACTGATAATGTAGAATACCTCATACATGATCTGGTAAGCGGAGAAGTGCTTTTCAAGGGAGCGAAAGTATATGGATTTAGAAATCTACAGAACCTAGTGAGAAAAGTCAATAAGGAGACCGGTCTGGGGAAAGGAGGTAGATCAGGTGCTGGAGCGGGCAAATTGAGTTTGGCAGTCGCTGCTCGACGTAGAAAAGCCAAGACTGCTACTTCGGGAACTTCAGGAACTTCGACACCTGGTGAGAGTGGTTTATCAGATGTGGATAGTATATCGTCTTTGTCCCTGTCAAGTggagaagataagaaattGGATTTCGTAGAGGTTATGGCATGTCCTGGAGGATGTGTGAATGGTGGTGGACAGATGAAACCTGTTTCTACCAATACCGTAGTTAACGGAACAGAAGATAAaatggaagttgatgaagaagggtataCTAGACCATTACCTGATGATGGAACAGATATTGATATCGACAAAGCAAGTAAAGCGAAAGATGGGTCACTGATTAACTCtggtgtagaagaaggtatgagATGGTCAACCAAAGAATGGGTAGAGAAAGTTGAAGCTATTTATTGGAATGGATTACCTactcctccaccttctccaccactCGAAGCGTCAAATATCAAGCTCAAACTATACAGATCCGAACCCAATGGTCATGTAGATGGACCAGCTCAGACAAATGGCCATGTGGACAGAAACCGACAAGCCGATCTGATCGCTGAACAGATTGTACGGAATGTTTGTGGTGACGATTCGGCCAAAAGATGGGAGTTCTTGAGGACAAGATTCAGGAAAGTAGAAAGTGACATTCTGGCTCAAGGTGGGGTGACGCTTGAGGCTGTTAAGTGGTAAATGTACAGTAATCATACGTGAAATGTTTTCACATGTCAATCTCCATAATTTGTACTCGTTGGTCAAAAGAGGAGCTATGTAGACGCAATAATATGTAACAAGTCAACGAATGCATATCATAGATGATGAACTAGCAGATTCAGGTATGGACAGATGGTTAGAGACATCATTTTGTATCAGCTTTCGATTCAATGTGAGCATGAGAGAGAGCGAGCTTCCGCAAGTCCAGTGGCAGTATAAGTTACTGTGTCTGGGATTTTATACGGGCCACACATTACCATGGGTGGAACCAGTAGGATATTCATGATTACCTTGAAGAAGACCATGTCTAAAGGTATGATCGATTTGGAAATTATCGTGATGGTTTGTACTTCCATTTGACATGGTTCCGCAGACAGTCATGATGCAAGTAGTTTCATCATCAGGACTGGGAATGAGAGAACAAGTCCTACCTCTCAAATTGTTGTCGAAGAATACAGTTCGATCAGCATCTACTTCTGGTCCCGATACATTTTGAGCCAAAGAAGGAACGAAAGTGATCATATCGCCGTCTTGTGAGTATCCACTGTAAGGTACATATGTAAGTTTTCTTTAAATTCTTTACCTAAGATCCTTCTTTTACCGTGGATACCCCCCGTGGCAGTCAAATCGGTTGTCCCAGAGCTTGGTCGAGCAGACCTCATTGTATTGGCCAAATTCGTTCGAAAGAAGATTCTGGTATATTTAGAATCTTTTGCATAAGGCTCATGAGGAATAATTTCATATAaaccttgatcatcccaattGGTATTTGACAAGTTGaacttcttatctttcattTGTTCAGCCAAATCGTCAAATCCGACTGTCGAGCTTGATTTCGGAGAGACTTCCACTACTGTGAAGACTCTGTCGGCTCTGACGATTTGACCCCCATCTTTGCTAAATACCAAATTGCACGAGAAATCTTCAGAGAGGTCTGGTCGTTtgtcttcttcgtcttccacCTCGGATTCAGCCGTAGCTCCAGTCGAGTCAGGGACAGCAGTAGCTGTGCCATCGGTCGAGACGTGGCCCCCGAAGTCAATTAGGCCGCCTGTGACGTCCACCGAGGCTTTTctggaaggtgaagtggtgggagaggaaggagaagaatcgAGCTCCATATTTCCCAGGTTCATATCCATGAGGGAACGCGAGGACTGCCTTTTTTCTGTGTTTCTCGAAGATAATGTTGATATCGCAAGAGTTGCCGCTTATCCCAGAGATGAAATATGGGGGATGCGTGGATTTGATAAGAAAAGAAAACTCTAAAAGCAAAGTTGAATTGCTGGAGTTGCGTTCGAATACTGTACAACGTAGGGGCGGATTGGCTGTTGTATTTCCacttttttcttttttccttttcttttttaGAAATCTTGAGCCTTCCTGCATCAGGCTAGGGTCAACTCTGCGGATAATCTATCATCGTTTAGCTATTCGCCATCCACAAGAATATACCCGTCACAAAGGGCACCTGGCCTGAAACATGTTTCCACTCGGTTGATGTGGTTCAGTCAAAGGTGATCACAGCTTCCTGACGCAGAAAGGACCAAGTGGCCAGACAATATCGCCATCATGGCCGATGTTATCGCATCATGACTGAGGATATGGAACCTGTGGAGGTGTTCGAAGTGTGCAGTCACAATAGTAACTAGAAGCAGTCAGACATAAGTTGGTGTTTCTTGAACCCGAGTTCAAGTGCTTCGTAAGTTCTTGTGTCGAAGCTGCACAGCTTGCTGGAATTTGAAAAGCTCAAATGGGCTGTTTGGAATGACGCCAGCGGGCTCTATAATCAGCGAGATGTTTCAAAATACCCCAAATGGCTATGCTGACACGTCATGCAGTCTCTCTTTCCAGAGGCCTTGAGCGACTTCCGTTGAGGGACTATAATGCTCTGACAATCTTTTCTTGCTTAGAAGGCAAGACGCAGCTTCAAAGGAGAATCTCGTGACGGGTGCCACATCTGTTTACCTACCGTCTTCGACAATATCGTGGATATACTAACACTGTATCGGAACACCATTCCTTGTGACCTGCAGCATGACACCGAGAAGGTCTTCAGACCATATACTGCTCTACCGTATGCATAATCCCTCTCGTATTTTCAACTATGGGGTTTCCATACATTTActctacttcatcttctgactCCACTTTATCATTCCTCGACCTCTTATGGTGTTCAGCCCAATATCACAAGcatttcttctcctgatgaagaggtgCATGCCCGAAAGCGAGTCACTGTACCTAAGCCTGAGTGGCGGTGGCAACATTCTCGCTTGCATCCACAACTGAACGTACATTCTCACTAATGAGGTCAATGATATTATCCGGGCAATTCGATACAGTCGTACCATCCTGATTAGATTCAACTACGACAAAATGCCTTTGTTTATCCTGTCCTCGGATCGGGATGATACTGCATTCGACCTCGGTAgactgatcctgatcttgtCCACTCTTCTTGGTGAAAGCCCAATAAGAGTAATCACATTGTGAATGGGTGATCTCTCGGAAATTCAAGATTCGAGAATCAGATAATTCGGAGGTTTCGGGGTACCAGTTATTCTCGGTTGTAACAACAGGCATGGTGAGCTCCGTGTGCTGTAAGCGCTGTTCTTGAGTCTAACAAAAGTGTGAAGTGACTCGGTAAATGAGAGATTTGGGCTCGATCAATGGACATTCGTTTGTGAATGTTTATTGAGCGAGCCATACTTTGACAAATTGCTGTTATTTATATCATGGGCAAGGAGTCAACGCGACAACAtaaagtgaaagaggaagcATAAGTACGCTGACATCCTGGTACATCGGAAATTCCGTGGGCTCTTGCCCGACCAGGTCGGAACCGCGCGTTAATCGGAGGTGCTCAAGTTTAATCACCCATGTTAAGCAGATTACGAAAGCCCGGCAGCTGACTTGAAGCTTGGCCAGTACCATGATCTCTAGTAAGGCATCATACAGGACAAAGAACCAGCTTCTTTCACGACATAAATCTGCAGCCCTCGTAGATACTGCAGTGCTGTCAAAAGAACCTAATGTGGCAGCTGTAAATTGCTTCGCGCGATCAAAGGTTATATTCCACAAGCAGTCTTTGAACCCCACAGGAAAGAGTGACAATTTACATTCCACACATACAATTTACTTTAGTAGACACACCGAAACTTCCGGAACAACAAGAATATTTGAGGAGCTTTACAAGGTTTTACAAGAATTTCACCAACAACGTAGATGACAGACTACAAGTACAGAGacaaggaagaacaagaagaaaaagttCGCACTGCTATGAGATTACGGTAGAGGTACGTTTGATTTGAGCATTGATTGACTTGATGCCAAATCGAACACACAAACTGCAATCCCTGAAGCAGATCCTACACTTGCTATGAGCAAGTTTACCAGCCACCGCCACCACCGAGGTTGGTGTTACCACCTGAACCGATGTTTTGAGAGTTGGCTAACAAAGTTGTGTCATCAGCCCTATACTCCATAATCGCAGTTCACAAGGGGACTAAAGCTTACAGTTACCCTTGTTGGTGGAGCCAGCACCGGTGTTTTGGGATCCCGCACCAGCACCGGCGAGGTCACCCTTGGAGAAAGCACCGGCGAAGTTACCGTTGTTATCGGTCACTACAAGTTTGTAAGCAATCAGATATCGTTATTCGTAAGTGATGGTGAATGCAGTCGTACTTACAGATGTAGATGTTACCAACAGTGACTAATTTGTATCCAGGAGGAACAGTAGGGGGAGCTTTGGTGGCACCTCGAGCGTCGAGGTCGATAACTTCGACTGGGGCAGCGATGGCTCCGAAGGAGAGGGTGAGGAGAGCAGCAGTGAAGATGGTTGAGAACTTCATGTTGGCTTTTGTTCGATTTGGTTGTTTGGTAATaagtcaaggtgagctttAGTTGGATTGTTGTGTTGTGTTGTTGTGGATTGTGTTGAAGAAAAAAAGTAGAAATCGAACCAGTCTGAACAGgggtatttataccttttttTCGAGTTGGTCTCACTTAGATTCCTTTCCATAAATAAGTGGAGAAAGCTAAGTGTAGTAATGAACGTTCAATCTATGAGATTTCGTAGGTCTCATCTCGGTGTCTGATCACTCCTCATCCTGTGAACATTCACACCCGTCATAAACCTACTTTGGGAAGCGAGATCAGACCGAATATCATAAGATCATGTCGTCGCCATCGAGCTCCGATACTCTGTTTGCAATCTCAGCCCAGCAAATTCTTATAGTAGATAATTTGGATCGTGTACATAAGTCAATCACGAAAATTGACGAGCTCTCGTTGCGTTTAGATAACtcttgcttctttctcttctctccaaCTTCAATGATCGACCTCGCCAAGCCAGGAGTAAGGCCGTTGTGACTCTCCTATCCACTTAGTACCTCAATGAGTATCCAAATGAATTTCCCCAATTGAATTCGTCACTACGAATACTGCCACGAGAGTCTAAGGATACCGAAATTATCTTCAATATTACAAATTAAGAAAAATCAGCTCCATGCCATGTGCTGCGGCGTAGTACATAATCTTGATAACCACGTTCCATCTCGACATTTCGAAAAATCGGAGCAGGCCCCTCCGCCGGATGAAGGATGCATACTTCGGTCTGACGTTACCTAGTATTTCGTTAACTAATTCTGGAGCCGAATGATCCTTAGTCTAGGCCCCACGTTCACCGGGATTATTGAAAAGCTCCAAGTATAGAATATATAGCTTAGTAATCGAGGATGTTCTCTTCAACGACAGACAGGTGTCAAGTCGAAGCTCTAGTCCCATGATGAACTTTGGCCTAGATCTCCCGGAAGTAGTGGTTTCAACTACAATAATACCTCTGTGACCATCTACCTCATACCTTTTCGATTATGCCAAGACAGCTACTCCAATATAGATCGCACTTACGAGCGCTGAAGGTCGGTGCGTCCAGTATGCTTGTATATGGAAGGATCCTGTAGTAGGAATTTCGTAAGGGTATCTTTAGCGAGATTCATCAACGTGAATAGGATATGTATGTACGGGTAGTGTGAAAAGGATATTAGGGGATTTTGGTAATCGATAAACAATCGGTACTAAGGTGAATTTTACTTTTGTCACTACATCACATGATCACTAGCTGGATCTACCTTAACATTGCTTGGGTTATCCGCAGCCCCACAATCGATTTTGGGAAAGGTAAGCGTAGAGTGGAATGCTTCAATTCCTCAATATTGGAGTAAACAGTACGGGAGAACGAAGGAATGGAAAGTTTCGGTTAGACTCATCCGCAGGGAGTGCGTCTCAAGCAAAATTCAATCATTACCAAATCTGTACCATACTGTAGTCACCGGATGTATATTAACATCAAGTTATTCTTTGAAAAGGCAATGGCCGTAGCATTCCAGCTTAGGCCCCACACACATGATTCCATTTCAGGCATAATGTAGACATAGACGTAAGTAAGGAAATTACGATAATGAACGGGATGATTTTCAGGTACAATAGAAATGGATCGATGTACGCAACTTACTAACCGGTTGAAAGCCTATTCCATGGGAATGGCAAACGTTATTTACTCTTTTTTTTGGGAATAGGATTGTCTGATCTTGCACCATCAGTGTTGCTAAATTGCGCCAATAACAGCTGTTCATAGCTAGTGATTTCCAATGAAACACAGAAATTCAGTGTATTGGTGTGAATGTTGGGAGTACGAGGATGTCAATCCGTGCTGCCTATGTACCGTAATCACAATCCAATTCGAGTTCAAGATGGTCAGGTACAATAGAAATGGATCGATGTACGCAACTTACTAACCGGTTGAAAGCCTATTCCATGGGAATGGCAAACGTTATTACTCTTTTTTTGGGAATAGGATTGTCTGATCTTGCACCATCAGTGTTGCTAAATTGCGCCAATAACAGCTGTTCATAGCTAGTGATTTCCAATGAAACACAGAAATTCAGTGTATTGGTGTGAATGTTGGGAGTACGAGGATGTCAATCCGTGCTGCCTGTATGTACCGTAATACAATCCAATTCGAGTTCAAGATGGAAGTCGCAATATGGAGTGAAGTGGAGAAGtgtggatgttgatcacGGGACTTGACAGATGAAGACGAGCGGATGTTCTCTTGCGGATGGTTTTGGAGGTCGATTCGAAGACATGCAGACCTCACCCCTTCTGCTGTTCACTTCCATCATGCTCATACTTGGCACTGCCTGGATAACAGTTGTCTAGATTGACTAGATAATGGAGAAAGCCTCATACGAGGAAGGACCAAGCCTGAGCCTAGGTCACCATGCGAAATTCCGGATCTTGACATGCGGACGACACAATTCAGAAATGAGTCACAGCAACCAAGACAACATCAGCAGGCACAGGCAGAGGATGCCGACTGATTGAAATAGATGGCCAAAGGAGAGTCAGCGGGTGAGGAAATATCAAATATTCTCATTTGTAAACAAAGAGtccttcattcccttctACGTCATTGCGAAGTCCAGCTCATAAAGATGATTTGTTCATAGTGAGCATGACAATGCAAGTCCCGCAAGCTAAGACCATGTCTTTTGACAGGCCCCAAACGAGCCACAACTCGCTTGACCCAATGTATGTTCTTCAGTCGTATACCGTGAAATCCTGGCTCTTTCTCTGATATTTCTGTACGTATATATAAACGCTGATCCCCAATGATCATATCCTCCGTCCAAATCCAGGCCGAGTTAGTTATTCGCCCTCACACCTCGCTAAGAGTCAtttacatcttcatcatgaGTCTCCAACAATCAGCATCAGAGATTTTAGTGGTCCGACGAGACTTTTCGATCAACTTGGACTCTACCTCGTCTGACGGACAGCTTCCGGAGGTTATCAGTTTGGATCCTTCCAAGTTCATCGGCCCAGAGGCTCGAGACAGCTTCCTAGTCTCGACCGATGCCCATGGGAGATTCAGAACGTGTTCAGGATGGAAACTTACATGCCGCAATAAGGTAGGcgttcatcttcactttgagGTACTTACAGGCGGAAGTAGCAGTGTATTATCAATCGCAAGATGTTATAGAACGCCCAACACCATGGGTCCAAGTCGTCCGGATTATTGGAATGGTCAGTCAACTTATACCGAAATGACATTGCCGTCGGGAATAATCAGCGATCAAGCTAGGGGAAAACCCACATGGACGGTCACTGAAGACGTCATATCCAAACTTAGCAACGATCTATCAGACTTATTCGGTAGTGATGATAGGACCGTTCAGGCTGATCCTCTCAAGGGCAAATACCTTTCCCAAGTGCGTCCAAACTCAGAACGCTTTGTAGGCCAATCTATCACTGCTTCGCCTGATGTCCCGGGAACTTACTGGCTCACAGTCTGGGAGAAAGTCGAGAACCTGGATGAGGTATTGTTCTGATTGTGTCGAACGATCGTCCTACTTGACATTTATACTGTGTGCGTCAATAGCGAATAAAATATATACCACAAAATAATTCGATAGGGTCATGTCTGTATGCATTTCAGCATAGTAGGACTACCTTCATCAGTCGTAAAACCCTTACTGTTATAGACTATCAAAGAACGACAAATCCTGAGCTGACAAACCCCCTTTCCCATTTCCCTGATACGGACCAGTAGCAACAGCTACAGCCGAATTGGTAGGTTGTGGTGTAGGAGTGGTAGTTCTTGAAGGCTGCAATGATCCACCGAATATCGGACTATCGAAATTACCAATGCCCATTCTTATTCCTACCCCAGTTGTACCAGTGGGCTCGGGTCTCGTGTTTTGAGCagtatcattctcatccaaaaGGTTATTC
The nucleotide sequence above comes from Kwoniella europaea PYCC6329 chromosome 1, complete sequence. Encoded proteins:
- a CDS encoding cytosolic Fe-S cluster assembly factor NAR1, whose amino-acid sequence is MAFSGALTITDLDDFLTPSQACIIPVRNKPTTTAEEGSTEIQIDSNNNYYEVSTYPTDNINGGPGPSTLNGKKALEKAEINLNDCLACSGCITSTESLLITLQSQNEVLEFIQSNPTALDPNSPCHKPRLPILSISPQTLASLSAAYSSAQSRPTIPLLVLLRRIRAFLSRPGKGGWRVWDTTFARHMSLKETVVEYHERKDKKDKGKSTELPMLASACPGWVCYAEKAQGDMLHLLSNARSSQGIIGALAKDWYGHKTNHKPNEIYHVTAMPCYDKKLEASRSDFYSSLYSTRDVDCVLTTGELDLLLQELGFDPYLSVPNEDTPFSGQSEESPFPELLNHEGSSSGSYLATIIREIQSSHSNPTKISTREIRGSTDNVEYLIHDLVSGEVLFKGAKVYGFRNLQNLVRKVNKETGLGKGGRSGAGAGKLSLAVAARRRKAKTATSGTSGTSTPGESGLSDVDSISSLSLSSGEDKKLDFVEVMACPGGCVNGGGQMKPVSTNTVVNGTEDKMEVDEEGYTRPLPDDGTDIDIDKASKAKDGSLINSGVEEGMRWSTKEWVEKVEAIYWNGLPTPPPSPPLEASNIKLKLYRSEPNGHVDGPAQTNGHVDRNRQADLIAEQIVRNVCGDDSAKRWEFLRTRFRKVESDILAQGGVTLEAVKW